CATCGTCGAGCCCCTCCACCTGTACCCTCACACGCACACCACAATGGCATCAAACGCTAAACATGCAGTTAAATCTCATGAACATAGCAACACTAGGTACAAACGCATCCCGTAACATGCTCTCGCTCACTAGCTCACATACCATGTATTACTAGAATAACCATTACAGGCAGTGACACCCTCATAGCCAACTCTTGCGGTCACCGACGTGCCCACCTGATCAGGAAGAGACATCAAATCAAATGCATCGATATGTAATTTATCATCTTTGTAATTCTCTATATATGATTATGAAGCTAGCACAGAGCATACCTCCtcagcctcaatattaggcatgaaaCCGACCGTGGGCTTCTCGCAGACGGTGGCAGGCGCGGCGGCGGAGTGGCCGCCGCCGAACGGAAGCGCCGGCAGCGGGTATAGCCCGCAATGGTCAGAAGAGAGCATCAAGGCTTCTTCCTGGTCGAATGGCATCTGGAGAGGCTTGGGATGGAAGGGTAGTTGAAGTGGAGAAAGAGGAACAGGGGTGGTATAGTAGTGATCTGGCACACTGAGGTTAGGAAGACAGTAAGCCATCCCCAATTGGCTCCCTTGATCCATGCATATATGCATGTAGATCGTGGCGTACTGAACCCAAGGTGGTTCTTGGGGGCACAGAATTCTTGAGATAGACTtgtcaatctctctctctctctctagaga
The sequence above is a segment of the Aegilops tauschii subsp. strangulata cultivar AL8/78 chromosome 6, Aet v6.0, whole genome shotgun sequence genome. Coding sequences within it:
- the LOC109770278 gene encoding probable WRKY transcription factor 2, whose translation is MHICMDQGSQLGMAYCLPNLSVPDHYYTTPVPLSPLQLPFHPKPLQMPFDQEEALMLSSDHCGLYPLPALPFGGGHSAAAPATVCEKPTVGFMPNIEAEEVGTSVTARVGYEGVTACNGYSSNTWWRGSTMLAGEKGKMKVRRKMREPRFCFQTRSDVDVLDDGYKWRKYGQKVVKNSLHPRSYFRCTHSNCRVKKRVERLSTDCRMVITTYEGRHTHPPCDDNSSSSGDNTTTCF